A window of Microbispora hainanensis genomic DNA:
TCACGGGTCACGCCGTGAGCATTCCAGCTCCCCGGCGTGACCCCGTGTTCCCCGGCTTTATGCCGTGCGCGGATAGAGCACGGCCCGCTCGGCCGTCGTCCAGGCGCTGCTCACGAGCAGGTAGACGCCTGCCGCGAGCGGGAGGAAGGCCGCCACGGCCACGGTCCAGAACGGCGCGAGGAGCTGAAGGCGTCGCATCGGAGCCGTGGGCTCGACCCTGCGGGCGGCGATCACGGCCACGACCACGAGCAGCGCGAGCAGCCCGGCGAACACCGCGACCGGTGGGCTGACCAGGCCCGCCCCGGCGACCGCGGCCGCGAGGTGCTCCCCCAGCGGCACGCCGAGCACGCTCTGCGCCAGCAGCAGGTTCGGATGTCCCGCGATCACGGCGGCCGTGAACAGCCGATAGGTCACCATGAAGAACGGCGACTGCGCGAA
This region includes:
- a CDS encoding YidC/Oxa1 family membrane protein insertase; translated protein: MFDFVLDPAYRLIEALSHVTGGGLAIVLVTLAVRLSLLPLSIRVARAQRIRMRLAPQVDKLRKRWKNDPQRLLREVNAIYAKEGVGQFTGYLPGFAQSPFFMVTYRLFTAAVIAGHPNLLLAQSVLGVPLGEHLAAAVAGAGLVSPPVAVFAGLLALLVVVAVIAARRVEPTAPMRRLQLLAPFWTVAVAAFLPLAAGVYLLVSSAWTTAERAVLYPRTA